The Campylobacter sp. MIT 99-7217 genome includes a window with the following:
- a CDS encoding TolC family protein, with protein sequence MKFLNLFLVLLSLSQVFAKENLSLEECIQKAKQNYPLYNNTSLLDEALSLNLSKLNKNFIPHVKLGAKATYQNEVTRLPLENLPINFDYKPLNKDQYNLYAEISQPLLDFATLAQKAYKRAEFQSEQASLQNELYKVQQSVINAYFYLLLINLQLEQNDIHLKELEKNHTYIENLLRNGVALREDLERIEIEILDSNASKQELLNQRFSTAYTLFKLTNLSLDEYELQMSSVKEMSLYLSKIGKLENKLLTKRPEIAYFDAKRQEIEASKKLENAKNLPYLDLFLQAGYGNPTLNMLKNEFDTYYIVGVRVN encoded by the coding sequence TTGAAATTTTTAAACCTCTTTTTAGTGCTTTTAAGCTTAAGTCAAGTTTTTGCAAAGGAAAATTTGAGCCTTGAAGAGTGCATTCAAAAAGCAAAGCAAAACTATCCACTTTATAACAATACAAGCCTTTTGGACGAGGCTTTAAGCCTAAATTTAAGCAAGCTTAACAAAAATTTTATCCCTCATGTGAAACTTGGTGCAAAGGCTACTTATCAAAACGAGGTTACGCGTTTGCCCCTTGAAAATCTGCCTATAAATTTTGATTACAAGCCTTTAAATAAGGATCAATATAATCTTTATGCCGAAATTTCCCAGCCCTTGCTTGACTTTGCTACCCTTGCACAAAAAGCTTATAAAAGGGCTGAATTTCAAAGCGAGCAAGCTTCTTTGCAAAATGAGCTTTATAAGGTGCAACAAAGTGTTATAAATGCTTATTTTTACTTGCTTTTGATCAATTTACAGCTTGAGCAAAATGACATTCATCTTAAAGAGCTTGAAAAAAATCATACTTACATAGAAAATTTACTTCGAAATGGCGTTGCTTTGAGGGAAGATTTAGAACGCATTGAGATTGAAATTTTAGATAGTAACGCAAGCAAACAAGAGCTTTTAAATCAAAGATTTTCCACAGCTTACACGCTTTTTAAGCTTACAAATTTAAGCCTTGATGAATACGAGCTTCAAATGAGTAGTGTTAAAGAAATGAGCCTTTATCTTAGCAAAATAGGCAAACTAGAAAACAAGCTTTTGACCAAAAGACCTGAAATAGCGTATTTTGACGCTAAAAGGCAAGAAATCGAAGCTTCCAAAAAGCTTGAAAATGCGAAAAATCTACCCTATTTAGATCTTTTTTTACAAGCAGGTTATGGCAATCCTACCTTAAATATGCTTAAAAATGAGTTTGACACTTACTATATCGTGGGCGTGAGGGTGAACTGA